The Halorubrum sp. BV1 sequence GACGCCCGCGGCGTACGCAGAACTCGACACCAGAAGCAGGACGCCGATCAGCGCGAACGGCACGCGAGCCCGCTCGTCGGCGACGAACACCCGACGCCGCCGGTCGATCGGAGGTCGTCGCCCGGAGCCGTCCCGGTTGTCTCGGTTTCGCACGGTCACCACCGCCTGACCACGATTCGGACGTGATCGTCCGACGCAGCGGCGACGTCCGGAGAGGCGATGTCCGGAACGGGATGGGTGATCACGGCGACCGTGGTGTCGGCGCTCCGCGGCGGTGTCCTGCCGACGGTGACGGCGGTGGAGAATCCGTCCGCCTCCGCCGGTAGAGAGCCGGCGGTTCCACCCGGCTCGACGGACCGATCGACCGATTCCACCGCTCGCACTCGGGCGTCGATCCGCGTTCGGTCGTCGAGTCCCGACTCGACCGCGGCCAGCGCCCGTTTCTCGAACGAGTCTACGGGGCGCCTCTGGTCGGTGAGCGCGTCGGCGTCTGTGGACACGTCGTCCGTGGACGCACCGTCAGTCGCGGACGCGCCGTCCGTGGACGCCGCGTGGCCGGCGGCGAGAAGCGCCAGAAACTCCGCGCGTGTCGCGTGAGCGGTTCGGGTCCCACCCGGAGCGTCCGGGGCCGCGTAGGTCACCGTCACCGTCTCCGTTGCGAGGCGGTCCGCACTCTCGCTCGCGGTCGGCATTCCCGCTCCGTTCGGGAGCCCGCCGGACGAGAGCGCGACGACGCTCGCCGAGACGCAAAGGAGCATCACGGTCACGTCGAGCACGGTGCTCGTCATCGCCGCACCGCCGCGCGCAGCGTGCCGCGGACGTTCCGTCCCGGCGCAGTCCGCACGGTCACGGTCCGCCGAGCGGTGTCGATCCGATCGGACGCGGACGGATCGTCCAACGCCGGTGCGCCCGGTCCGGAACCGATGCGCCACGTCTCTCCGCCGGCGCGAATCTCGACCGTGGCCGCGTACCGAAGGCGCGGCACCCCGCCCAGTCGGGTCGGGACCACGACGCCGCCGGCGGTGACCGCCGGCTCGATCCGATCGAGCGTCGTCTCGGCGACCGCTCGCTCGTGTTCCGGCGTCGCGTCGTCGATGGCGGTGACGTACAGTCCGAGCGCCGCAGCGACGGCCACCACCGCGACGAGCGCGGCTACCGGCTCGACCGCGGCGCGGGCCGTGGACCCGCCGCCCGTACCGGCGGGGTCCGTCTCCGTTCGTCCCGTCGAACCGCCGCGGCCGAACAGCCGGTCACCCGACGAGCGTGACATGGACACCGCCGTAGTGGACCTGCCGCACGGTGAGCCGCCCCGGTGCCGGTCGCCACGCTCCGTCGACATCGCGCGCGTGCGACGCCGCGGCCGCGAAGGCGTCCGGATCGTCGAACGCGGACGACGGCGGGACGCCGTCGAGCACCCGTCGGAGTTCGCCGATCCCGTCGGTCCGGTTCCGCTTCCCGTGTCCCGCCGGGACGGGCGTTATCTTCGGCCCGCGTAGCGACGCGAATCCGACACCGCCGTCGCCCCGCAGTCCGATCGACCGCTCCGTGAGCCGGATCTGGCTCGCCGCGAGGCCGTGTTCGGCTCGTGCCGGGTACGGGCCGTCGGCGACCGAATCGATCGTGTGCGCCACACCGCTCGCGTCCGGCGGCGGAGACGCCGGAAGCGTCGCCGCGACCCCCGCCGTCGCGACGCTCACCAGGGCGAGTCCGAGCCACGCGTACGTGGCGTCGACGTTCGTCTCGAACATGGGTCGGCTGGCCGCGGCTCGGTATATAAGACATCGGGCAATGTCGGAGACCGACGGGGCGCACCGTGACGGTCGAACAGTCACGGTGTCCGGCCACCGCGTTACAACAGGAGTCCAGCTCCGAGGAAGGAGACGAGGTACGTCGCCGTCGCGGTCGGCAGCGCGATCCCGACCCGATACGCGACGAGCGTCCGGTCGAATCCCCGTTCGAGCCCCGTCGCCAGCGCGGTGAGGAGTCCCGCGAGTATCAAGACGTACGCACCGACGATCCGTCCGAGCACCGGTACCGCGAGAGTCGCCGTCGCGCCCGGTGTCTCCCCGCCTCCCGGGTCCGCGCCGCCAGCGTCGATCCCGCCCGCCCCGAACGCGTCCGCTCCAGCAGCGGCCCCGGCTCCGACCGTCGTGACGTCGACCGTGTCGATCCCGGTCGCGAGCGCGATCGTCGCCCCGCCGACGAGCGGAGCGAACACTGCCGCGGTGTTCGTCAGCGTCCCCGTTACTGTCGCAAGCTGTCGGCGCGCGTCGCCTTCGAGCGCGCGGAGCTCTTCTAACTGGTCTGCCAATTCGAGCAGAACGTCGCCGGCGGGACGGCCCTCCCTCGCGGCGACGGCGAGCAGCGCGATCGCCCCGTTGACTCGCGGGGACGGGACCGCAACGGCGGGCCCGCCGCGGCCGAGAAACGCCTCTCGTACGCCGACGCGGAGCGCGTCGCTACGGCGGCCGGCGCGCTCGAACAGCTCGCCGGTTGCGTCGTCGATCCGCTTGCCCGCGTTCGCGACAGCAGCCTCGACAGAGACGCCCTCGGCGACGTCGCCGCCGATGACGGTCATCGCGTCCGGGAGGCTCCGCTCGACCGCCCGCACGTCCGCGAGTACCGAGCGGCGGGCGCGGACGGCGACAAGCAGTGCGACGCCGACACCGACGCCGATACCCGCCACGGGTGCCGCCCACCGAGCGACCCCCCACGCGGCCGTCGCGGCCGCTGTGACGCCGGACCCGAGGCCGAGAGCGATCGCGTGTGGGCCGCGCCTCGGAACGTCCCGGTGAGCGCTCCCTATCGCCGGCGGGGCGAACGCGACCGGACGGCGCGAGAGGAGCCATCCGGACGCGGCGAGCAAGCCGGCAGGGAGCGCGACGAGATACAGTCCCGTGACGACGCCCGGGCCGATCGGCACGCCGGACGCCGCGGCCGCGGGCAACAGCGCTATCATCGCCAGCGGGAGGAGGACGCCGAACGCGTACAGCGCGGAGACCGGGCCGCGGACCTCGCCCACGAAGGCCGCGAGTCGGTCCGTGGTTCCCGCGATCGTCGTGTCGAGGGCGCGGTCGAGACACCGTCCTCGTCGCTCCGCGGGTGCCGACGCCGCGGTCCGGACGAGCGCTGCGGCGCGATCAATGGCCGGAAACCACGGCTGCCACTCGCGGGCGAACGCCCGGAGGCCGCTCGTCGGGACGTCGGCGCTCCCACGCTCGTGGCGGGCCAACGCGTCCGCCAACGGTCCGTTCCCCGTTCGGGCGGCGAACTGGACCGCACGCTCCGTCGAGGGGTCGAGCCGCATCCGCAACACGAGTCGCCCGACGAGTCCGGGCGCGGCACCGAGCGCGCGAGTCCGGCGGAGCGAGGCGATCCACACCGGTCCCCGATGGACGGCGTGAGTCGCACCGAGCCCGGCGACGAGGCCGGCGAGTCCGCTCGCGGCCGGCCCGAAGGCGAGCACAGCGATGAGACCGACGGCGAGGCCGACGACGACGCCGGATCGGTTTCCGGTCGCGATCACGGCTTCCGGGGAGCGGTTCCACCCGAGAAACGAGAGCGACCGACGGAGCTCCGGCGATCCCGTCTCATCGTCGCGTTCCGCGGACACCCGTGTCGAAGTGCCCGCCGATCCGTTGGGATCGGTCATCGAGGTGTACCGCCGTTCGGAGCGTCGGTGTCTCGGCTGGATGCGCCGATACCGCGGTTGGCGGCGTCGACGCCGACGTATCGACTCGGTGCCAGCCGTCGCCGCCGAACCGCCGTTGCGACGCGCTCCGCTCGCCGGGCGATCGCCGCTCTGACCTCGGCGTACGACTCGTCCGGCCCGGCGAGCGAACCGACCAGTCGGCTCTCGCCGCGGTCGATCCGGCCGGTCGCCGCGAGTCCCGCCCCGGTCCGCTCGTACAGCGGCTCGAACTGGGCGTCGCCGTTGCGGTCGACGACTTCGGCTATCACGTCGACCTCGTGGTCGTCGAGAAGCACGACGAGGTCGGTCGCGGCGAACGACGACGCCGGAACCTTGAGGTCGGTGACGACGCGCTCCTTGACGGCGGCCGGGTCCTCTCCGTGGATCGTTCCGAGCACCGTCTCTCCGGTCGCGCCGACGCGCATCGCCTCGTACAGCGCTCGCGCCTCCTCGCCGCGAACCTCGCCGACCACTATCGAACCGCCGCCGAGTCGCAGCGCGGTCCGGACCGCCTCCCTCGGTGAGGGTTCGGCACCGTCGCCGACGCGGAGCCGCTGGGCGTCGCGGCCGGCGTCGGCCAGCGCGGCCGCCGGTAGCTCCGGCGTGTCCTCGATGAGGACCGACCGCGTCGCGGGCGGAAGCTCCCAGAGGAGCGAGCCGAGCGCGGTCGTCTTCCCGGCACCGCGACCGCCCGCGACGAGGCCGGTCACGCCCCGCTCGACGGCGACAGAGACGAGCCCCGCGGCGTCGGCCGTGATCGTCTCGACGTCGACGAGGCGTGCGAGCGTCCACGCGTCTGGGTCACCCCGGCGGAACGCGAACGAGAGTCCGTCGCTCGCCGGGGGCGTCGTCGCGGCGACTCGGACCCGTCCCGCGTCCGTTTCAAGCGTCGCGTCGAGCGTCGGGCTGGCGCGGGAGAACCCCCGGCCGCTCGTCCGCCGGAGCCGAGAGGCCAGCGTGGCGGCACCCTCCGGGGGGAGCCGAACGTTCGTTCTGCAGCGCTCTCCGTCGACGACCACGCGGAGCGGGTTCTCGGTGACCGGAGCGGTCAGCGTGGCGTCGCTCACGCGGTCGTCTGCGAAAACGTGCTCGAACACCCCGTATCCTCGGGTGTGCCGCCGAAGCACGTCGACGAGCGTGGGAATCGGGTCCCCCTCGACCGCGATCGCCCGGACGGCCCGTCCCGGTGCCCTGTCGCCGCCGACCGGATCGTCGAGGAGCCGGTCTTTGGCCGCCGCGAGCCGCGCGATCGCCTCGTCATCGAGGTCGGCCGAAGGTGGCGTGAGGTGATACGTCCGCAGGGTCCGGTCGCCTTCGTACAGTCGTACCGTCGCGCCGGTAGTGAGATCCCACCGATCGACGAGAGCGGCCCGTGGCGGCGGCTCGGACGCCACGCGCGCGGCTGCGAGCCGGGGGGCGGCGTGCGCGCGGAGGACGTCGGCGGTCTCGTCAGCGCCCGCAACCACCTCGGACAGACCAGATTCGGCGGCGATCCGCCTCGGCGCGCCAGCGCGACCGTCGGCCTCGCTGGCGGCCCCGACCGGATCTCGGCATACCCGGTCCGCGAGCCGCGTCTCGTGGAACGCGACCTGTTCGCGGAACCGACCGGCGGCGAGCAGACACGCGGCGGCACGGCCAGCGTAGGTCCGTTCTCGCCCGCCGTGATGGGTCCGGATCACGTCCGCGTCGCGGTCCGTCAGCGCCGTGACCACGGTCGAGAGGCAGTCGGGACTGGCAGCGAGGTCGCCGCGACCCGGACACTCGTCCGCGTCGACCGCGAGCACGACGCGGTCGTCGACGCCCGTTCCGAC is a genomic window containing:
- a CDS encoding ATPase, T2SS/T4P/T4SS family, which translates into the protein MTLDRTAFSRLGEESLRSLPWTDGDAPDCRCDPTFREPVGTGVDDRVVLAVDADECPGRGDLAASPDCLSTVVTALTDRDADVIRTHHGGRERTYAGRAAACLLAAGRFREQVAFHETRLADRVCRDPVGAASEADGRAGAPRRIAAESGLSEVVAGADETADVLRAHAAPRLAAARVASEPPPRAALVDRWDLTTGATVRLYEGDRTLRTYHLTPPSADLDDEAIARLAAAKDRLLDDPVGGDRAPGRAVRAIAVEGDPIPTLVDVLRRHTRGYGVFEHVFADDRVSDATLTAPVTENPLRVVVDGERCRTNVRLPPEGAATLASRLRRTSGRGFSRASPTLDATLETDAGRVRVAATTPPASDGLSFAFRRGDPDAWTLARLVDVETITADAAGLVSVAVERGVTGLVAGGRGAGKTTALGSLLWELPPATRSVLIEDTPELPAAALADAGRDAQRLRVGDGAEPSPREAVRTALRLGGGSIVVGEVRGEEARALYEAMRVGATGETVLGTIHGEDPAAVKERVVTDLKVPASSFAATDLVVLLDDHEVDVIAEVVDRNGDAQFEPLYERTGAGLAATGRIDRGESRLVGSLAGPDESYAEVRAAIARRAERVATAVRRRRLAPSRYVGVDAANRGIGASSRDTDAPNGGTPR